A section of the Ruania halotolerans genome encodes:
- a CDS encoding sugar phosphate isomerase/epimerase family protein, with product MAEETMPEKPPTAPTHRIPVTLSSVSVYPRKTPYAFEIAAELGYDGLELMVWSDPTSQDLKHLRRLSSRYDLPIHSVHAPTILLSRRVWGPSPRDKLDRTADLAREIGASTVVVHPPFRWQYRYARGFAEHVREVNAEPDLTIAVENMYPWRGGNREMKAYLPGWDPTEHDYDQVTLDVSHAAVARQNSLDLLDLFGDRLAHVHLADGTASMMDEHLVPGRGDQPCADLLRELTRRKFAGDVVVEIQTRRARTAAERVADLQASLTFARTYLDPANREEYVPPPGPQHRHLDAW from the coding sequence ATGGCCGAGGAAACGATGCCGGAGAAGCCACCGACAGCACCCACGCACCGGATCCCCGTCACTCTTTCCAGCGTGAGCGTCTACCCACGAAAGACGCCGTATGCGTTCGAGATCGCGGCAGAGCTCGGTTACGACGGCTTGGAGCTGATGGTCTGGTCCGACCCGACCAGCCAGGACCTGAAGCACCTACGGCGGCTCAGCTCGCGCTACGACCTCCCGATCCACAGCGTGCACGCGCCCACGATCCTGCTCTCCCGCCGCGTGTGGGGCCCTTCACCCCGAGACAAGCTGGACAGGACAGCTGATCTCGCACGCGAGATCGGCGCGAGCACAGTCGTGGTGCACCCGCCTTTCCGCTGGCAGTACCGCTACGCCCGCGGGTTCGCCGAGCACGTGCGTGAGGTGAACGCCGAACCGGACCTGACGATCGCCGTCGAGAACATGTATCCCTGGCGCGGTGGTAACCGCGAGATGAAGGCGTACCTCCCCGGCTGGGACCCCACTGAACACGACTACGACCAGGTAACCCTGGACGTCTCGCACGCCGCGGTGGCGCGGCAGAACAGCCTTGACCTGCTCGACCTGTTCGGCGACCGGCTGGCACACGTGCACCTGGCTGACGGAACGGCGTCGATGATGGACGAGCACCTGGTTCCCGGGCGCGGTGACCAGCCGTGTGCCGACCTGCTGCGCGAACTCACCCGGCGCAAGTTCGCCGGAGACGTGGTGGTCGAGATTCAGACGCGGCGCGCCCGCACGGCAGCGGAGCGGGTAGCGGACCTCCAGGCCTCATTGACCTTCGCGCGCACCTACCTCGATCCGGCCAATCGCGAGGAGTACGTCCCACCTCCTGGGCCGCAGCACCGCCACCTCGACGCGTGGTGA
- a CDS encoding HtaA domain-containing protein: MNRPVLTRSRAAVAALLAIVLTAFGLATAPPASAEAGTVSEGSISWGVRASFASYVRGPIAHGEIETSGVTESDGAFHFAGGSGTVDSDFGSTDVATAGSVRFTGHDGQLDLTIANLGVRITEGQAFLIADMTSKALGASEAVYTPDVAIAEIDLDAVTFGEESVTASGAATTLTAEGAEAFAGFYPAGDSMDPVTFVLPFVLDEPTDEPTDEPTDEPTDEPTDEPTDEPTDEPTDEPTDEPTDEPTDEPTDEPTDEPTDEPTDEPTDEPTDGLQVDEGVLTWGVKESFISYIQGPIAHGSIETSGGVTFDGSVFEWSEGAGVADEEDQTALVAFPGEIRFTGHGGLLDLTISDVRVRVDGTDAGAIVATIVSKSLQSGQYETFTGVDLAELTLDSPAISLDALNAGAGPGARSPIVVVLKAPVGSTGALTISGAAAVLTEEGAQAFAGFYEPGTALDAVSVTAQVEAVADPAEPTEPTTPTVPTTPAPTPTDNTDDDPQSSAGAEEPAAAPVCTANAVSAATLTWGLKSSFRSYIAGGIANGSWDTSGGVSDVSGGWQWSAGSGSINLDSSTGTISYGGTLHFTGHDGVLDLTLSNVVLRLTGPTSATLYADVTSNDMEGNESSYPGTAFATVSFPAPSADGGSLDVTGASVTLTSAGAAGFAGFYEAGTALDPISFHLPIGSDVECSAAAGTLAETGAGTEIAGALAAAGAMVLLGSVLLVRRRAAQR; the protein is encoded by the coding sequence ATGAATCGACCTGTTCTCACGCGAAGCAGAGCTGCGGTAGCTGCCCTGCTCGCGATCGTTCTCACCGCGTTCGGTCTGGCCACGGCACCACCGGCGTCGGCGGAAGCTGGCACTGTCAGCGAAGGCAGCATCTCCTGGGGCGTGCGGGCCTCATTTGCGAGCTACGTGCGTGGGCCCATCGCGCATGGTGAGATCGAGACGTCCGGGGTGACAGAATCCGACGGTGCATTCCACTTCGCCGGCGGTTCGGGAACGGTGGACAGCGATTTCGGCTCGACCGACGTTGCGACTGCGGGTTCCGTACGATTCACCGGGCACGACGGGCAGCTCGACCTCACGATCGCCAACCTGGGAGTGCGGATCACTGAGGGTCAGGCGTTCCTGATCGCGGACATGACCTCGAAGGCCCTGGGAGCCAGTGAGGCCGTCTACACCCCGGACGTGGCGATCGCCGAGATTGATCTGGATGCCGTCACATTCGGAGAGGAGAGTGTGACGGCTTCGGGGGCTGCGACCACTCTCACCGCCGAGGGGGCTGAGGCGTTCGCCGGTTTCTATCCGGCCGGGGACTCGATGGACCCCGTCACCTTCGTGTTGCCGTTCGTCCTCGATGAGCCGACGGATGAGCCGACGGATGAGCCGACCGATGAGCCCACCGATGAGCCCACGGATGAGCCCACCGATGAGCCCACGGATGAACCGACGGATGAACCGACCGATGAGCCGACCGATGAGCCCACGGATGAGCCGACCGATGAGCCCACGGATGAACCGACCGATGAGCCCACCGATGAGCCCACGGATGAGCCGACCGACGGCCTGCAGGTGGACGAAGGTGTCTTGACGTGGGGTGTGAAGGAGTCGTTCATCTCCTACATTCAGGGACCGATCGCGCATGGGTCGATTGAGACTTCTGGTGGCGTGACCTTCGATGGGTCGGTGTTCGAGTGGTCCGAGGGCGCCGGGGTCGCTGATGAGGAGGATCAGACGGCGTTGGTGGCGTTCCCGGGGGAGATCCGGTTCACCGGTCACGGGGGGCTGCTGGATCTGACCATCTCTGATGTGCGGGTGCGGGTGGACGGCACGGATGCTGGTGCGATCGTTGCCACGATCGTGTCGAAGTCACTCCAGAGTGGTCAGTACGAGACCTTCACCGGCGTAGACCTTGCTGAGCTCACCCTCGACAGTCCGGCCATCTCGCTCGATGCGCTCAACGCCGGTGCCGGCCCGGGAGCACGCTCCCCGATCGTCGTGGTGCTCAAGGCGCCCGTCGGCAGCACAGGCGCGCTCACCATCTCCGGCGCCGCCGCGGTATTGACCGAGGAAGGTGCGCAGGCGTTCGCCGGCTTTTACGAGCCGGGCACCGCCCTCGACGCGGTGAGCGTCACCGCGCAGGTCGAAGCCGTCGCCGATCCCGCCGAGCCGACTGAACCGACAACGCCCACCGTCCCCACCACACCGGCTCCCACACCGACTGACAACACCGATGATGACCCGCAGAGCTCGGCCGGCGCGGAGGAGCCCGCCGCCGCCCCCGTCTGCACGGCCAACGCGGTCTCGGCAGCCACCCTCACCTGGGGGCTGAAGTCCAGCTTCCGCAGCTACATCGCCGGGGGAATCGCGAACGGCAGCTGGGACACCTCCGGTGGCGTCTCCGACGTCAGCGGGGGTTGGCAGTGGTCCGCCGGCTCCGGGAGCATCAATCTGGACTCCTCCACCGGAACCATCTCCTATGGCGGCACGCTGCACTTCACCGGCCACGATGGGGTCCTGGACCTGACGCTGAGCAACGTGGTGCTCCGGCTCACCGGGCCCACCAGCGCCACTCTCTACGCCGATGTCACCTCGAACGACATGGAGGGGAACGAGAGTTCGTACCCGGGCACCGCCTTCGCGACCGTGTCCTTCCCCGCGCCCTCGGCCGATGGTGGATCGCTGGACGTCACCGGTGCCTCCGTGACCCTCACCAGCGCCGGAGCAGCCGGCTTCGCGGGCTTCTACGAGGCTGGTACAGCACTCGATCCGATCTCGTTCCACCTCCCGATCGGTTCGGACGTGGAGTGCTCGGCCGCAGCCGGAACCCTCGCCGAGACAGGCGCCGGAACCGAGATCGCCGGTGCACTCGCCGCAGCGGGCGCCATGGTGCTTCTCGGTAGCGTGCTGCTCGTTCGCCGTCGGGCTGCGCAGCGTTGA
- a CDS encoding heme/hemin ABC transporter substrate-binding protein: MRHRPRRARAAGPALAAVLALLALTGCTGGTAGEGQPAGTAGSPTPAAVESESAPSEEPPEESSRAAPDPRTLRGPATADQIPEIEPVASPTPELPVTTVGVDGVEVTVTDTSRLLALDLYGTLVETVIGLGLGERLVGRSVSNTEASVADLPVVTQNGHELSAEAILGLDPTAVVMDTTMGPPEIPDQLRSAGVPVLVVSPERGVDLIAEQIRHVAGALGVAEAGETLVDQFEGDLGEAETYVAELAGEWDPLRMAFLYVRGTGSVFFVMGDGSGGDDLIEHIGGLDAATDAGISDIVPATAEAVIALDPEVILTMTGGLESTGGLDGLLERPGIAQSVAGEQERVIDMADGDVLSFGPSFPAVLTALADAVYQP, translated from the coding sequence TTGAGGCATCGCCCCCGTCGCGCTCGTGCCGCCGGCCCGGCCCTCGCCGCTGTTCTCGCTCTCCTCGCCCTGACCGGGTGTACGGGCGGAACAGCCGGCGAGGGCCAGCCGGCCGGCACGGCGGGCTCGCCCACTCCCGCGGCGGTGGAGTCCGAGTCCGCCCCGAGCGAGGAGCCGCCGGAGGAATCCAGCCGGGCCGCCCCCGACCCACGGACATTGCGGGGACCGGCCACGGCCGATCAGATCCCGGAGATCGAGCCGGTGGCCTCGCCCACCCCTGAACTGCCGGTCACCACGGTCGGTGTTGATGGGGTGGAGGTGACGGTCACCGATACGTCCCGGCTCCTCGCCCTGGATCTCTACGGCACCCTCGTCGAGACCGTCATCGGGCTCGGACTGGGTGAGCGCCTCGTCGGCCGGTCGGTTTCCAACACCGAGGCGAGCGTGGCCGACCTGCCGGTGGTCACGCAGAACGGTCACGAACTCAGTGCCGAGGCCATCCTCGGTCTGGACCCGACCGCCGTCGTGATGGACACCACCATGGGGCCACCGGAGATCCCGGACCAGCTGCGCTCGGCCGGGGTGCCCGTGTTGGTGGTCTCCCCGGAACGGGGAGTGGACCTGATCGCCGAGCAGATCCGGCATGTGGCGGGCGCGCTCGGCGTGGCCGAGGCGGGCGAGACGCTTGTCGATCAGTTCGAAGGCGACCTCGGCGAAGCAGAGACATACGTGGCCGAATTGGCGGGTGAGTGGGATCCGCTACGAATGGCGTTCCTGTACGTGCGTGGTACCGGCAGCGTCTTCTTCGTGATGGGTGACGGTTCCGGTGGTGACGATCTGATCGAGCACATCGGCGGCCTCGACGCTGCGACCGACGCGGGCATCAGCGATATCGTGCCCGCCACGGCGGAGGCGGTGATCGCCCTCGACCCAGAGGTGATCCTCACCATGACCGGTGGGCTCGAGTCCACCGGGGGCCTGGATGGTCTGCTGGAGCGACCCGGGATCGCGCAGAGCGTCGCCGGTGAGCAGGAGCGGGTGATCGATATGGCTGACGGTGATGTGCTTTCGTTCGGCCCGTCGTTCCCGGCCGTGCTGACAGCGCTGGCAGACGCCGTCTACCAGCCGTGA
- a CDS encoding FecCD family ABC transporter permease: MTAVARPLGRYAPVEGAESDLGSAVAPRPAVGRDRGTRRRARPFLTAAVLLVALLTLCVFSLHLGQYQVPLGDVASSVIGWLGLGDQSATRADGVLWDVRLPRILAGVLVGAGLGTAGAITQGLFGNPLAEPSVVGITAGAGVGAAAATVLGTAATMTVLVPAAAFGAGIVTTLLVWALASMVRGGGTVALVLVGIAVNAVAGAASSLLIFLADSTSREAVVFWQLGSLNGVMWTDVVVAVVLVGAGLVWAFLLAGGLDSLALGERAAAHTGVNLRAFRVQAVLAAALLTAAAVAVAGIIGFVGLIVPHLLRLVVGPRQRYILPLSALGGAVLIAGSDLVARTLVPFVDLPIGALTAVVGGPVFFLLLRARIST; this comes from the coding sequence GTGACGGCGGTGGCTCGCCCCTTGGGGCGATACGCACCCGTGGAGGGGGCAGAGTCCGACCTCGGCTCGGCCGTTGCTCCGCGCCCTGCAGTCGGCCGGGACCGCGGTACGCGCCGAAGGGCACGCCCCTTCCTGACGGCGGCCGTTCTGCTCGTCGCACTGCTCACCTTGTGCGTGTTCTCCCTACATCTCGGGCAGTACCAGGTACCGCTCGGGGACGTCGCTTCGAGCGTGATCGGGTGGCTCGGCCTGGGTGATCAGTCCGCGACCAGGGCCGACGGCGTGCTGTGGGATGTGCGGCTGCCTCGCATCCTGGCCGGGGTCCTGGTGGGAGCAGGTCTGGGCACGGCCGGCGCGATCACGCAGGGGCTGTTCGGGAACCCGCTCGCCGAGCCGAGCGTGGTGGGCATCACCGCGGGCGCTGGAGTGGGTGCCGCTGCCGCCACGGTGCTGGGTACGGCGGCCACGATGACCGTCCTGGTGCCAGCGGCCGCGTTCGGTGCAGGGATCGTCACCACTCTGCTGGTCTGGGCACTGGCCTCGATGGTTCGCGGAGGCGGAACGGTGGCCCTGGTGCTCGTGGGTATCGCCGTGAATGCCGTGGCCGGTGCCGCATCGTCGCTGTTGATCTTCCTGGCCGATTCGACCAGCCGTGAAGCGGTGGTGTTCTGGCAGCTCGGCAGCCTCAACGGGGTCATGTGGACTGACGTGGTGGTGGCCGTGGTGTTGGTGGGCGCCGGGCTGGTCTGGGCGTTCCTGCTCGCCGGCGGCCTGGACTCGCTTGCGCTCGGCGAACGGGCCGCGGCGCATACGGGCGTGAACCTGCGAGCCTTCCGTGTGCAGGCGGTGCTCGCGGCCGCGCTGCTTACTGCGGCGGCGGTGGCGGTGGCCGGAATCATCGGGTTCGTCGGCTTGATCGTGCCGCACCTGCTCCGCCTCGTGGTGGGCCCGCGGCAGCGTTACATCCTGCCGCTCTCCGCGCTGGGCGGTGCGGTCCTGATCGCCGGCAGCGATCTCGTGGCCCGGACTTTGGTGCCATTCGTCGACCTTCCCATCGGTGCCCTCACGGCCGTGGTCGGCGGCCCGGTGTTCTTCCTGCTGTTACGCGCCCGGATCAGCACATGA
- a CDS encoding ABC transporter ATP-binding protein, with product MSVSRPDVAEHVHGADAAGDPGGRDPGAGAAEPAGVSLTVDAVVARRGNRRVLDGVSFTVEPGSVTAVIGPNGSGKSSLVSVIAGDMPLEAGTVRLGGRSVGAVSSALAATQRSVLTQETAVSFDYLGAEIVALGRRPWRAQESRAQREAAVAAALAETEMSEAAGRRILTLSGGERARVQLARVLAQDAPIVLLDEPTAALDLRHQALVHQLCRDVAAAGGTVLVVLHDVDAALAVADSVLLLDEGRVVVHGSTDAVTAQHLEAVYGHPVEIVTHPVDGRRLVLPRRVVR from the coding sequence ATGAGCGTGAGTCGACCTGACGTGGCCGAACACGTGCACGGGGCGGATGCCGCTGGCGATCCTGGCGGTCGGGACCCAGGTGCGGGCGCTGCCGAACCCGCGGGCGTCTCCCTGACGGTGGATGCGGTCGTGGCGCGGCGCGGCAACAGGAGGGTTCTTGACGGGGTCTCCTTCACCGTGGAACCGGGCAGTGTGACGGCGGTGATCGGGCCGAACGGTAGCGGCAAGTCCTCGCTGGTGAGCGTCATCGCCGGTGATATGCCGCTGGAGGCTGGGACAGTTCGTCTCGGGGGTCGGTCCGTGGGGGCGGTGTCCTCCGCTCTTGCGGCGACTCAACGATCGGTGCTCACCCAGGAGACGGCTGTTTCCTTCGACTACCTGGGAGCGGAGATCGTTGCCCTGGGCAGACGGCCGTGGCGAGCCCAGGAGAGCCGCGCTCAGCGGGAGGCGGCGGTGGCGGCCGCTCTTGCCGAGACCGAGATGTCCGAGGCCGCCGGGCGGCGCATCCTCACCCTCTCCGGAGGGGAACGTGCCCGCGTCCAGCTTGCTCGGGTGCTTGCCCAGGATGCGCCGATCGTGCTGCTCGACGAGCCGACGGCCGCGCTCGACCTGCGCCATCAGGCTCTGGTGCACCAGCTCTGCCGAGATGTGGCAGCAGCCGGAGGCACGGTGTTGGTGGTGTTGCACGATGTGGATGCGGCCCTCGCGGTGGCCGATTCGGTACTGCTGCTCGATGAGGGCCGGGTGGTCGTGCACGGCTCAACGGACGCCGTCACGGCTCAGCACCTGGAGGCGGTGTACGGGCACCCGGTGGAGATCGTCACCCACCCGGTGGACGGTCGGCGGCTGGTTCTGCCCAGGCGCGTCGTGCGCTGA
- a CDS encoding dihydrodipicolinate synthase family protein has protein sequence MITCTGLSAFPLTPLRDDAVDERAFAAQVARVAAAGVDSIAALGSTGIYPYLNRSERARVARLAVENADGLPVIVGVGALRTSHVLAHVDDAVDAGASAVLLPAMSYHPLTDDDVVGLVETVAAHSPLPVIVYDNPGTTHVTFTPELYAQVARVPGVASIKIPGVPTEPAAAREHVARIRVAVGENVTIGVSGDPFATAGLAAGCDAWYSVIAGTLPEVAVRLARPALAGNAAEAEAVNARLAPLWRLFTEMGGSIRVIAAIAERLGIAEESCLPLPIRGLNTHQRRRVEDVLTALTAAGALEA, from the coding sequence ATCATCACCTGTACCGGACTCAGCGCCTTCCCTCTCACACCGCTGCGCGACGACGCAGTGGACGAGCGCGCGTTCGCGGCACAGGTTGCCCGCGTCGCGGCGGCCGGCGTCGACTCGATCGCGGCTCTGGGGTCCACGGGCATCTACCCCTACCTGAACCGTTCCGAACGCGCTCGCGTGGCCCGGCTTGCCGTGGAGAACGCGGACGGGCTCCCGGTCATCGTCGGCGTCGGTGCCCTGCGGACCTCGCACGTTCTCGCGCACGTCGACGATGCCGTCGACGCCGGAGCCTCAGCGGTGCTGCTGCCCGCGATGTCCTACCACCCGCTCACCGACGACGACGTCGTGGGGCTCGTGGAGACGGTCGCGGCCCACAGCCCGCTGCCCGTGATCGTCTATGACAATCCGGGGACAACGCACGTCACCTTCACGCCGGAGCTGTACGCGCAGGTGGCCCGGGTGCCGGGGGTGGCGTCGATCAAGATCCCCGGTGTGCCGACCGAACCGGCGGCGGCGCGTGAGCATGTTGCGAGGATCCGGGTGGCGGTAGGCGAGAACGTCACCATCGGCGTCTCCGGCGACCCGTTCGCCACGGCAGGCCTCGCAGCCGGGTGCGACGCCTGGTACTCGGTGATCGCCGGCACCCTGCCCGAGGTGGCCGTGCGACTGGCGCGCCCGGCACTGGCAGGCAACGCCGCGGAGGCCGAGGCCGTGAACGCCCGGCTGGCACCGTTGTGGCGGCTGTTCACCGAGATGGGAGGCAGCATCCGGGTGATCGCCGCCATCGCCGAGAGGCTCGGCATCGCTGAGGAATCGTGCCTCCCACTCCCCATCCGCGGACTCAACACTCACCAGCGGCGGCGAGTGGAGGACGTCCTGACCGCACTGACCGCGGCCGGAGCGCTCGAAGCGTAG
- a CDS encoding L-rhamnose mutarotase produces the protein MTIALHSRLKEGHEQAYERDHQYIPDEMVAEFARVGIREWRIWRSGRDLFHLVDCDDIEAAMTALEESPANARWQEFINQHLEGFATFGEGPGATSVPQVWTLTGQTAG, from the coding sequence ATGACCATCGCCCTGCACTCCCGGCTCAAAGAAGGCCATGAACAGGCCTACGAGCGTGACCACCAGTACATCCCGGACGAGATGGTGGCAGAGTTCGCCCGCGTGGGAATCCGCGAGTGGCGGATTTGGCGCAGTGGACGAGACCTGTTCCACCTCGTCGACTGCGACGATATCGAGGCGGCGATGACCGCGCTCGAGGAGAGCCCGGCGAACGCCCGCTGGCAGGAGTTCATCAACCAGCACCTGGAAGGCTTCGCCACATTCGGCGAGGGACCGGGCGCCACGAGCGTTCCGCAGGTGTGGACACTGACCGGACAGACTGCGGGCTGA
- a CDS encoding endonuclease/exonuclease/phosphatase family protein → MRAFGWVLVVLIGMTFVATLAPAAVGLSMMDGVAQLIAIRPWVAAALLVGTLVFALMAGVVRLFTDGRAARLLTLSVIAALVAVGHAGVLFARGVSDDRPPAAATAQPGDVTVVAVNMLGGAADTARVVDVIAGSGADAVMVPEAGDVDEMLRALAVAGLNFTAFDGTSGQPTANARGTALLVRDTMGDYVPAPTSTPGSVRADPADGSGPPLVAVHPIAPPVLPGAIERMRWWREEVADAAELCGQIPGGIVAGDFNATMDHGPMRNLDGCIDAATAAGSGGVGTWPANLPRLLGTPIDHVLADGDAYSVVSSAVVDVSGTDHRAVVARLREG, encoded by the coding sequence GTGCGAGCGTTCGGATGGGTCCTGGTGGTGCTGATCGGCATGACGTTCGTCGCAACCCTCGCCCCCGCCGCTGTGGGGTTGTCCATGATGGACGGTGTCGCGCAACTGATCGCAATCCGTCCCTGGGTTGCGGCTGCGCTCCTGGTTGGCACCCTCGTCTTTGCCCTGATGGCTGGGGTGGTGCGGCTCTTCACTGACGGGCGGGCGGCTCGCCTGCTGACTCTGTCCGTGATCGCCGCACTGGTGGCCGTGGGACATGCGGGGGTCCTCTTCGCACGCGGAGTCTCCGATGATCGGCCTCCAGCGGCCGCGACGGCACAGCCCGGTGATGTGACGGTGGTCGCTGTGAACATGCTTGGGGGTGCGGCGGACACGGCGCGTGTGGTGGACGTGATTGCCGGTTCCGGGGCAGATGCGGTGATGGTGCCTGAGGCGGGAGACGTGGACGAGATGCTCCGGGCGCTCGCCGTCGCCGGGCTGAACTTCACCGCGTTCGACGGCACCAGCGGGCAGCCAACCGCGAACGCCCGCGGTACCGCGCTGCTGGTGCGGGACACGATGGGGGACTACGTTCCCGCGCCGACCTCAACTCCGGGTTCGGTCCGCGCCGACCCGGCCGACGGCTCCGGGCCGCCCCTCGTGGCCGTCCATCCGATTGCACCACCGGTGCTGCCGGGAGCGATCGAGCGGATGCGGTGGTGGCGTGAGGAGGTCGCGGACGCCGCGGAGCTGTGCGGGCAGATCCCCGGCGGGATCGTGGCGGGAGACTTCAACGCGACCATGGACCACGGGCCGATGCGCAACCTCGACGGCTGCATCGACGCAGCCACGGCCGCCGGGAGCGGTGGTGTGGGCACCTGGCCCGCGAACCTGCCTCGCCTGCTCGGAACCCCGATCGACCACGTCCTTGCCGATGGTGACGCGTACTCAGTGGTGAGCTCCGCCGTCGTGGACGTTTCCGGTACGGACCACCGCGCGGTGGTGGCGCGGCTACGCGAGGGCTGA
- a CDS encoding enoyl-CoA hydratase/isomerase family protein, with product MTPGDRTEDGSNDAHEPRWTPAGENVLVARQGALGRIRLNRPAALNALTLEMVQATLTQLHRWADEGAVCAVALDGAGDRGLCAGGDVRAIRDWLVLDGPGFSAPGTAGADRRPTDRRGADREGAGADREGAGADRAVQFWTSEYALNRLIADAELPVAAFMDGVVMGGGIGLAGHASLRLVTPRTRVAMPETGIGFFPDVGALFPLSRAPGELGTYLALTGATVSGADAIAVGLADAMIEPDGWPDLCAQWADGAPLTPADSTTRSDPWIDQPPTSDLTAQRRWIDACFTGTDPAAIESRLRTRPEPEAQEAAEMLRSRCPFSVAVTLEAIRRAAELPTVADVLAQDLRLGAAFMRGDAAADFIEGVRAVLVDRDHAPQWRHDSLAAVDRREVLEPF from the coding sequence GTGACGCCCGGTGACCGCACGGAGGACGGCAGTAACGACGCGCATGAACCGCGGTGGACGCCCGCGGGTGAGAACGTGCTCGTCGCCCGGCAGGGAGCGCTGGGGCGGATTCGCCTGAACAGGCCCGCTGCCCTCAATGCCCTCACCCTCGAGATGGTGCAGGCAACGCTGACCCAGCTGCACCGGTGGGCGGACGAGGGCGCCGTGTGCGCTGTGGCACTGGACGGTGCAGGCGATCGCGGACTCTGCGCCGGTGGGGATGTGCGCGCTATCCGCGATTGGCTGGTGCTGGACGGGCCCGGGTTCTCCGCTCCCGGGACCGCCGGTGCCGATCGGCGGCCTACCGATCGCCGTGGTGCTGACCGGGAGGGTGCTGGTGCTGACCGGGAGGGTGCTGGTGCAGATCGCGCCGTGCAGTTCTGGACCTCGGAGTACGCGCTGAACCGGCTCATCGCAGACGCCGAGCTGCCTGTGGCGGCGTTCATGGACGGTGTGGTGATGGGCGGTGGCATCGGCCTGGCCGGCCATGCGTCGCTGCGCCTGGTGACACCGCGGACGCGGGTCGCGATGCCCGAGACCGGAATCGGCTTCTTCCCTGACGTCGGTGCACTCTTCCCGCTCTCGCGCGCACCGGGCGAGCTGGGTACCTACCTCGCCCTGACGGGGGCAACTGTGTCGGGTGCGGATGCGATCGCCGTCGGGTTGGCCGATGCCATGATCGAACCAGACGGGTGGCCCGACCTCTGCGCACAGTGGGCCGACGGTGCACCGCTCACACCTGCCGACTCCACCACGCGATCCGATCCGTGGATTGACCAGCCGCCGACCAGCGACCTCACCGCCCAGCGGAGGTGGATCGACGCGTGCTTCACCGGCACGGACCCAGCGGCCATCGAATCCCGCCTGCGCACCCGGCCAGAGCCGGAGGCACAGGAGGCAGCCGAGATGTTGCGCTCACGCTGCCCGTTCTCGGTAGCCGTCACTCTGGAGGCGATCCGTCGAGCGGCTGAGCTGCCGACTGTGGCGGACGTGCTGGCCCAAGATCTACGCCTGGGCGCGGCATTCATGCGCGGTGACGCTGCCGCGGACTTCATCGAGGGGGTACGGGCGGTGCTGGTGGATCGCGATCACGCGCCGCAGTGGCGGCACGACTCACTTGCCGCCGTCGACCGGCGCGAGGTGCTGGAGCCGTTCTGA
- a CDS encoding methylenetetrahydrofolate reductase: protein MTTATLYRSTRPGPGISFELYPPRTPKGEATLTRTVGALAEIDPDYFSITYGASGSTRTTSRDLIGRILTDTPITPLAHLTCVGACEDDLAEYVSSLLQAGVRDFLALRGDPPAGQPDWRPHPEGLTRASQLVQLLRRLAAEHLGTDGADVSISVATYPGGSYDDAGRPVVAQDDVSALLEKQAAGADFAITQLFYDARHYAELVRAARAAGVHIPIVAGLIPLTDPGRLRRMVELTGVAVPPELLTHLDTAPDKEEAYRRGLAASVQLVHDVLEHGAPGIHFYTFNSSRAVLDLLHASGLR from the coding sequence ATGACGACCGCCACGCTGTACCGCAGCACCCGACCCGGCCCGGGCATCTCTTTCGAGCTCTACCCACCACGGACCCCCAAGGGTGAAGCCACTCTCACCCGCACCGTCGGCGCCCTGGCAGAGATCGACCCCGACTACTTCTCGATCACCTACGGCGCCTCCGGTTCCACGCGGACCACCTCGCGTGACCTGATCGGCCGTATCCTCACCGATACGCCGATCACACCGCTGGCTCACCTGACCTGTGTGGGAGCGTGTGAGGACGATCTGGCCGAGTACGTCAGCTCCCTCCTTCAGGCGGGCGTGCGCGACTTCCTCGCCCTGCGCGGTGATCCGCCTGCCGGGCAGCCGGACTGGCGCCCGCACCCCGAGGGCCTGACCCGCGCCAGCCAACTGGTCCAGCTGTTGCGGCGACTCGCTGCCGAGCACCTCGGCACCGACGGGGCCGACGTCAGTATCAGCGTGGCCACCTATCCCGGTGGCTCCTATGACGATGCTGGCCGCCCGGTGGTGGCGCAGGACGACGTCTCCGCACTGCTGGAGAAGCAAGCTGCCGGCGCCGACTTCGCCATCACCCAGTTGTTCTACGACGCCCGGCACTACGCCGAACTCGTCCGCGCTGCCCGCGCCGCCGGGGTGCACATCCCCATCGTGGCAGGGCTGATCCCGCTCACCGACCCGGGCCGGCTGCGCCGCATGGTGGAACTCACCGGTGTGGCCGTGCCCCCTGAACTCCTCACCCACCTGGACACCGCCCCCGACAAGGAGGAGGCGTACCGGCGCGGACTGGCAGCCAGCGTCCAGCTCGTGCACGACGTCCTCGAGCACGGGGCCCCCGGGATCCACTTCTACACCTTCAACTCCTCGAGAGCCGTGCTGGACCTGCTGCACGCCTCCGGTCTGCGCTGA